Proteins co-encoded in one Spirosoma endbachense genomic window:
- a CDS encoding matrixin family metalloprotease: MRKLSTQTVTLSLLLLVGLFWQCEDIPPAASRLVYVSADQNDMARRVTTDCAFRYNIANTFKRLNNDGQRAAIRAGFDLWQKVNPNLGFLELPERSVLVVKFVDPSEIPNQTATSTVGLVRGAATVTGGLRKESNGTYTILLSDTYDWSETALTKAIAYHAGLFMGMATSTESSSLMSTLFVGQSIRASKADSAAINKLYTTTCKDLTVSYLPFTLQVNGPITKTVKLDKQGTISVKATGLITVGVFVGITGPEGKDGLFGFPIPQYSIVPDFLHASLMYKLNNEANWHYCGKECSFPTTGTQYADFTFGVNDLNLTDNTGAYTVVVDYVK, encoded by the coding sequence ATGCGAAAACTATCTACACAAACAGTAACGCTTTCTCTTTTATTACTGGTTGGCCTGTTCTGGCAATGCGAGGACATTCCGCCGGCAGCGTCCAGGCTGGTCTACGTGAGCGCCGACCAGAATGACATGGCCCGCCGGGTAACTACCGACTGCGCATTTCGGTATAACATCGCTAATACCTTTAAACGACTCAACAACGATGGGCAACGGGCGGCCATTCGGGCTGGGTTTGATCTGTGGCAAAAAGTCAATCCTAATCTCGGCTTTCTGGAATTACCGGAACGATCCGTGCTGGTGGTTAAGTTTGTCGATCCATCAGAAATACCCAATCAGACGGCTACGTCAACGGTGGGTTTAGTAAGAGGGGCGGCAACTGTGACTGGAGGGCTTCGTAAAGAAAGCAACGGGACCTACACCATTTTATTAAGCGACACCTACGACTGGAGCGAAACGGCGCTGACCAAGGCCATCGCTTACCATGCGGGTTTGTTTATGGGAATGGCCACCTCTACCGAATCGAGTTCGCTGATGTCGACGCTATTTGTCGGGCAATCAATTCGTGCTTCAAAAGCAGATTCCGCAGCAATCAATAAACTGTATACAACTACTTGCAAAGATCTTACTGTAAGCTATCTGCCGTTTACGCTGCAAGTAAATGGGCCAATTACTAAAACGGTCAAGTTAGATAAGCAGGGGACCATTTCAGTAAAAGCTACCGGACTCATCACTGTCGGTGTATTTGTTGGTATTACGGGGCCAGAAGGGAAAGATGGTCTATTTGGCTTTCCAATTCCTCAATATAGCATTGTACCAGACTTTCTCCATGCCTCCCTAATGTACAAACTCAACAATGAAGCGAACTGGCATTATTGTGGTAAAGAGTGTAGCTTTCCTACGACTGGAACACAATACGCTGATTTTACATTTGGGGTCAATGATCTCAATTTAACCGACAATACCGGTGCCTATACAGTAGTCGTGGATTACGTGAAATAA
- a CDS encoding alpha/beta hydrolase, whose product MRALFVTTLLTMLLTQTARSQEVLKLWPDNAIPNAIAGVQIDEKADPGSDGIMRISNVSVPTLTAYLPAKGKETGAAVMICPGGGYSILASGHEGVDVAKWFNEMGVTAFVLKYRLPNEKIMTNQQEVPLLDAMQGMLLIRQNAAKYGIDPNKIGVMGFSAGGHLAATLATHYHRGPKASEQSKPNFAILLYPVVTFGDKAHVGSRDKLLGKLNTSPEMITYYSNELQVSSQTPPTFLVHSEDDKAVPVENSINYYLACLKNNIPVEMHLYPKGGHGYGLRTAKFGSLNTWPETCKAWLMALTAPKQN is encoded by the coding sequence ATGCGCGCCTTATTTGTTACGACGCTTTTGACTATGCTCCTTACGCAAACTGCCCGCTCGCAGGAAGTTCTGAAATTATGGCCCGATAATGCCATACCCAATGCCATTGCTGGCGTGCAGATTGACGAAAAAGCAGATCCCGGTAGTGATGGTATTATGCGTATCAGTAATGTGTCGGTGCCAACGCTTACCGCTTATTTGCCCGCCAAAGGAAAAGAGACAGGTGCAGCCGTAATGATTTGCCCCGGTGGCGGTTATTCGATTCTGGCGTCGGGACATGAGGGAGTCGATGTGGCTAAATGGTTCAATGAGATGGGCGTGACGGCTTTTGTGTTGAAATACCGCCTGCCTAATGAGAAAATCATGACCAATCAGCAGGAAGTTCCGTTGCTGGATGCTATGCAGGGCATGCTGCTGATTCGGCAAAATGCGGCCAAATATGGGATTGATCCCAATAAAATTGGTGTAATGGGCTTCTCGGCGGGTGGACATCTGGCCGCAACGCTTGCTACCCACTATCATCGGGGACCTAAAGCCAGTGAGCAATCCAAACCGAATTTCGCTATTCTCCTGTATCCGGTGGTAACCTTCGGTGATAAAGCGCACGTCGGTTCGCGGGATAAATTATTGGGTAAGTTGAATACCTCACCGGAGATGATTACTTACTATTCGAACGAGCTACAGGTAAGCAGCCAAACACCACCAACGTTTCTGGTTCACTCGGAAGACGATAAGGCCGTTCCGGTTGAAAACAGCATTAATTATTACCTCGCCTGCCTGAAAAATAACATTCCGGTTGAAATGCACCTTTACCCAAAAGGTGGACATGGCTACGGACTTCGCACCGCAAAATTCGGATCACTCAATACCTGGCCCGAAACCTGCAAAGCCTGGTTAATGGCCCTGACAGCTCCTAAACAGAATTAG
- a CDS encoding capsule assembly Wzi family protein, translated as MRISFFGICWLCFLVGCTFASYGQRINQYSAEVGGMASSDQTPFWLRANQYGTVPLTTPFLRLNVNLHSDYRPTDSTGYRPKSDWGYGLTVVANAGQTSQFLLPEAYIKGRLGAFEFYAGRRKEIVGLVDTLLTTGAYAWSGNALPIPKIQISLPTFTPIPFTKGVISVLGAWAHGWFENSDRLVKDSYLHHKYFYLRVGKPSWRVRLYSGFNHQVIWGGYADPKVLGPVVAVDGKLPSSLRYYPNVILGTRGNDFATDNNLTSFEDNRIGNHLGSLDIAADVDFNSWNLYIYRQFPYDDGSLFYGTNIQDGLNGLRIKNLTEPTGSAFFLRQFTFEYLFTGSQGGAEFVIDDPERRGRDNYFNHSQFVDGWTYFGRTIGTPFLMPRAEVNPDLSTFSSAIANNRVSVFHVGFSALLFNAIDLTTRLSYSINAGTYDIPFVNLPRQFSGLLTLGVPINILGGAVINGSIAADAGKLLPGSVGAYLGLKKTGFLGGQPSRTKPVTNPTRRSVPETPNYRW; from the coding sequence ATGAGAATTTCCTTTTTCGGTATTTGTTGGCTGTGTTTTCTGGTTGGATGTACTTTTGCATCATACGGACAACGAATTAATCAATATTCGGCTGAAGTAGGTGGAATGGCTTCATCTGATCAAACGCCGTTCTGGTTACGTGCCAATCAATATGGTACAGTTCCTCTAACTACGCCATTCCTGCGTCTGAATGTCAATCTACATTCCGATTACCGGCCAACTGACAGCACAGGTTATCGCCCTAAATCAGATTGGGGGTACGGTTTAACTGTTGTAGCTAATGCTGGGCAAACCAGCCAGTTTTTACTCCCGGAAGCATACATCAAAGGCCGATTAGGGGCGTTTGAATTTTATGCTGGTCGTCGAAAAGAAATCGTTGGACTGGTTGATACACTCCTGACAACTGGGGCTTATGCGTGGTCAGGGAATGCACTTCCGATTCCTAAAATCCAGATTAGCCTGCCAACCTTTACACCGATTCCATTCACAAAAGGAGTTATATCTGTGTTAGGTGCCTGGGCACACGGCTGGTTCGAAAATTCGGACCGTTTAGTAAAGGATTCTTACTTACATCATAAATATTTCTATTTGCGAGTAGGTAAACCATCCTGGCGGGTTCGTCTCTACAGTGGATTTAATCACCAGGTTATCTGGGGTGGGTATGCTGATCCTAAAGTATTGGGTCCTGTTGTTGCCGTAGATGGAAAATTGCCATCGAGTTTACGATACTACCCGAACGTAATTTTAGGAACGAGGGGCAATGATTTCGCTACTGATAATAACCTTACTTCATTTGAAGATAACCGCATCGGCAATCATTTAGGCTCTCTCGATATAGCCGCCGATGTTGACTTCAATTCCTGGAACCTCTATATCTATCGGCAATTTCCATATGATGACGGATCGTTATTTTATGGGACAAACATTCAGGACGGGCTCAATGGGTTACGGATCAAGAACCTGACTGAGCCAACCGGATCAGCATTTTTCCTGCGTCAGTTTACATTTGAATATCTGTTCACAGGTAGTCAGGGTGGAGCTGAGTTTGTCATTGACGACCCTGAGCGCCGTGGACGTGATAATTATTTCAATCATAGCCAGTTTGTTGACGGCTGGACCTACTTTGGGCGTACAATAGGTACTCCCTTTTTAATGCCCAGAGCGGAAGTTAATCCGGATTTATCTACGTTTAGTAGCGCTATTGCCAATAACCGGGTTAGCGTGTTTCATGTTGGGTTTAGTGCTTTGTTGTTTAATGCAATCGATTTAACAACACGGCTGTCATATAGTATTAATGCCGGAACGTACGACATACCATTTGTCAATCTTCCCCGTCAGTTTTCGGGTTTACTAACTTTAGGGGTACCTATCAATATTTTGGGTGGTGCGGTAATTAATGGATCGATTGCGGCTGACGCCGGAAAATTACTGCCAGGAAGTGTTGGCGCTTATCTGGGTCTCAAGAAAACGGGTTTTCTGGGTGGCCAACCATCACGAACTAAACCAGTTACAAATCCGACGAGACGCTCAGTTCCTGAAACGCCGAACTACCGTTGGTAA
- a CDS encoding sigma-70 family RNA polymerase sigma factor yields the protein MSTFSFFPNRKRDIARLIEQSRLLFDAESKQNFAEQVSEVFDPLIDRRLSKAERANEPLQQTILFELCGLIGTLTLTDTYFIEHYKTVLDDLIDACRWKIRIKDIPFVEMAQNSGQRQTDIRRWITQIRERQKPSHAQKLALLLTPTDQQEVAYRTLRSYLAYLEKQNQPIHTTPLFWLRNGRVQLRINLFRESLLEQIALRVYLFHKSSEAGFIEESLSKVKHWVTAQVADRAEGMGPELIEGINDIVSKVKLEFINKCQRYRADPETFYLDARLTSYLTGFVKRSAAISKLLAAQKQDGNEDELATKNASTEYTPYDTDPYEADDLGDDDVFAFDTSDPLEEQRDIVRSCLKLLCDTCRDIIMRHYNDGFSQPVPFKTLAIEFGGSVKTLESRYIKCMEQLKKLAHDAYKKQQLIPYPR from the coding sequence ATGTCCACATTTTCTTTTTTCCCGAATCGTAAAAGAGACATTGCCCGTCTGATCGAGCAGAGCCGACTGCTGTTCGATGCCGAATCGAAGCAAAACTTCGCCGAACAGGTTAGCGAGGTCTTCGATCCGCTGATCGATCGTCGTCTGTCAAAAGCCGAACGCGCCAATGAACCCCTACAACAAACGATCCTTTTCGAGCTTTGCGGTCTGATCGGTACGCTGACCCTGACGGACACGTATTTTATAGAACACTATAAGACCGTTCTGGATGATCTGATTGATGCCTGCCGCTGGAAAATCCGGATCAAGGATATTCCCTTTGTGGAAATGGCTCAGAACAGCGGGCAGCGGCAGACGGATATTCGACGGTGGATTACCCAGATTCGTGAACGTCAGAAGCCCAGCCATGCCCAGAAACTGGCGCTCCTGCTGACTCCGACCGATCAACAGGAAGTTGCCTACCGAACATTACGATCCTATCTGGCCTATCTGGAAAAACAGAACCAGCCTATCCACACGACTCCTTTATTCTGGCTTCGTAACGGGCGTGTTCAACTGCGTATCAATCTTTTTCGGGAGTCCTTACTCGAACAGATCGCACTACGGGTATATTTATTCCATAAATCCAGCGAGGCCGGTTTCATTGAAGAGAGCCTGAGTAAAGTAAAGCACTGGGTAACGGCGCAGGTGGCCGATCGGGCAGAAGGAATGGGGCCGGAACTAATCGAAGGCATCAACGATATTGTCAGCAAGGTAAAACTGGAATTCATCAACAAATGCCAGCGTTACCGGGCCGATCCGGAAACGTTTTATCTGGACGCCAGACTGACGAGTTATCTGACTGGTTTCGTTAAACGAAGTGCCGCCATCAGCAAGCTTCTGGCCGCGCAGAAACAGGATGGTAACGAAGATGAACTGGCCACTAAAAATGCCAGCACTGAATACACGCCTTATGACACTGATCCGTATGAGGCCGACGATTTAGGGGATGATGATGTGTTTGCTTTCGACACATCCGATCCTCTGGAAGAGCAGCGAGATATAGTGCGTTCGTGTTTGAAATTGTTATGCGATACGTGCCGTGACATCATTATGCGACATTATAACGATGGGTTTAGCCAGCCAGTACCGTTTAAGACGCTTGCCATCGAATTTGGCGGATCGGTAAAAACCCTGGAAAGCAGGTACATAAAATGCATGGAGCAATTAAAAAAGTTGGCCCATGACGCTTATAAAAAACAACAACTAATACCATACCCCCGATGA
- a CDS encoding RNA polymerase sigma factor codes for MQKTFTDQQIFDGLLTKNAPLVEAIVSFLYEQCQRSVTRMVTRNKGSDADAEDLFQEVIVVFLQNTWDGKFQLRQNTRVTTYIYEIAHLMWLKELRRRAAQNKRNDRYGQQQSVEQPDAPSPEQELMSEEEVRSARAIFGRLGDMCQELLKAFYFDKKSMKQIAEEFGLGTEDNAKTKKYRCVLALRKLMTS; via the coding sequence ATGCAGAAAACCTTTACAGACCAGCAGATTTTTGACGGTTTACTCACGAAGAATGCCCCGCTAGTGGAGGCCATTGTCAGCTTCCTCTATGAGCAGTGTCAGCGAAGCGTTACGCGGATGGTAACCCGCAACAAAGGCTCGGATGCCGATGCCGAGGATTTGTTTCAGGAGGTAATTGTGGTATTCCTGCAAAACACCTGGGATGGTAAATTCCAGCTCCGTCAGAATACCCGCGTAACGACCTACATTTACGAAATCGCGCACCTGATGTGGCTGAAAGAGCTGCGCAGGCGGGCCGCCCAGAACAAACGCAACGATCGCTACGGCCAGCAGCAGAGTGTTGAGCAACCCGATGCGCCCAGCCCCGAGCAGGAACTTATGAGCGAGGAGGAAGTGAGATCGGCACGGGCCATCTTCGGGCGGCTGGGCGACATGTGCCAGGAGCTATTGAAGGCATTTTACTTCGATAAGAAGTCGATGAAACAGATAGCCGAAGAGTTTGGATTGGGAACGGAAGACAACGCCAAAACCAAAAAGTACCGATGCGTGCTTGCGCTGAGGAAACTAATGACATCATGA
- a CDS encoding serine hydrolase domain-containing protein, with amino-acid sequence MCVRMVRMNKIWSTISVLVLLNLILSCGQSTQKQLDKSANALRTCADEQILTSNQQTTIRQQINADEKAQQIERIFQQKVREGLNGNVLVAQKGMVLYKHCFGLGHFERGARDTLVEDSKFQLASLSKTFTAVGTLKLIELGKLNFEDTIQKFYPEFPYHGITIRQLLSHRSGLPNYQYAFDDSMKVNFYKKEKPYPTNATIMHWFATVKPTPHAYNVPGRGFSYSNTNYMVLASIIEKVTGKSYEAYIHSAIFEPLGMHQTFVATTKNDSLNYHRTAGYQWNRRIPKDYYDDVVGDKGIYSTIGDLFRWYRALNGDCVLQKKTLKEAFIPRSFERKGAKNYGYGFRMMLNDSNQPEFIYHSGWWKGYNTMFWFSPKDEYVIIMLGNKYNKTVYRVKELIDVLHGGSKNSEVTDDAEAEI; translated from the coding sequence ATGTGCGTGAGGATGGTGCGGATGAACAAAATATGGAGTACAATAAGTGTATTAGTCCTGCTAAACCTTATTCTTTCCTGTGGCCAGAGTACACAGAAGCAATTGGATAAGTCAGCGAATGCCCTGCGCACTTGTGCCGATGAGCAAATACTAACATCCAACCAGCAAACAACGATTCGTCAGCAGATTAATGCCGATGAAAAGGCTCAGCAGATTGAGCGCATTTTTCAGCAGAAAGTTCGCGAGGGGTTAAATGGGAATGTGCTCGTGGCTCAGAAAGGCATGGTTCTCTATAAACATTGCTTTGGACTGGGCCATTTTGAACGAGGTGCCCGCGATACACTGGTCGAAGACTCTAAATTCCAGTTGGCATCTCTCTCGAAAACCTTTACCGCCGTTGGAACCCTTAAATTAATTGAGCTCGGTAAGCTTAATTTTGAGGATACCATTCAGAAATTCTACCCGGAATTTCCCTATCATGGCATTACCATTCGTCAGTTGCTGAGCCACCGAAGCGGCTTACCCAATTATCAATATGCCTTCGACGATAGTATGAAGGTGAATTTCTACAAAAAAGAGAAGCCATACCCGACCAATGCGACTATTATGCACTGGTTTGCAACGGTCAAACCAACACCGCACGCCTACAACGTACCGGGGAGAGGCTTTAGCTACAGCAATACCAACTACATGGTTCTGGCGTCCATAATCGAAAAAGTGACAGGCAAGAGCTATGAAGCCTATATTCATTCGGCAATTTTTGAGCCTCTGGGCATGCACCAGACCTTTGTTGCTACCACTAAAAACGACTCACTAAATTACCACCGGACCGCCGGTTATCAATGGAATAGGCGAATACCCAAAGATTATTACGACGATGTAGTAGGCGATAAAGGAATCTATTCGACAATTGGCGATTTGTTCCGTTGGTATCGGGCGCTTAACGGTGATTGCGTGTTGCAGAAAAAGACATTGAAAGAGGCTTTTATACCCCGAAGCTTCGAACGGAAAGGCGCGAAGAACTATGGGTATGGGTTTCGAATGATGTTGAACGACAGCAACCAACCTGAATTTATCTATCATTCAGGCTGGTGGAAGGGCTATAATACCATGTTCTGGTTTAGTCCCAAAGATGAGTATGTCATTATCATGCTCGGTAATAAGTATAATAAAACGGTCTATCGGGTCAAAGAACTCATTGATGTGTTGCATGGTGGTTCCAAAAATTCGGAGGTGACCGACGACGCTGAAGCCGAAATATGA
- a CDS encoding CHAT domain-containing protein — MPRLTWAQAALSDKYRQRAESLYDSSDYKGAIIWYEKAFGLVQHSDPVRAANLCVDLSSMDYMKNHTRKATDRCLLGLRYLNPLKTAPDSIRFKLFSSLGTYYKALYRKDSALFYFRKADALLAQNPHIEQQIPLYVLYHFNNQANWFFKVGNYTRGIVCLTKAEEISNKYGSPKEMAYVESNLAGCYDAMGNFNEALFHIYRAEKIYSNNDIQKWRYTSGIGLTLYNLKHYSEALDYFVKAERLLTELRKRPSDYLSDQIHLWRMMSSCYRAVNQLSTSDHYIDQATRLHYQYIGNQGSSLAQVLLEKGKLYEAWNEPERALRSYQAAIRAVCRDTTGLTNNWRNPSAETASDEATLLLAATHKAAALKKQYDATRKNTYLTASVDTYRYCVGLQQRIRHGIDTDQSQVIFSDRQYALVPDAIAATFEAYQHQPGTALREALFQLFEQAQASSLREAFRLNTIKPQTIPGPMLEREQRLKKRISELKKRSVSDTAASTELTACQLQWHQLMETFRQDYPAYYRLNYQYVVMSSRDLQQQLGHQAAYVAYVRRGASLFILVVTDGAIDVIRQPIDAARFDEQLIKLSQELYHDPVLGRYNGTAYAAGLYAACIEPIRKQLAGKTRLVISRDWSFNFLPFEVLETGRQSRDYLTRHVAIAYAFSAQSFFDVHQRSASTNPVLVMAPFARAEALESTVNRQGTAQTLASSEAEARSIGGDVLIGLEANLPNFLQTSFDRPVIYFATHAKTDDADPANSYIAFYPGETDKLYTDDIYNLSLTSTGLAVLGACETGSGQIRKGEGILSLARAFAYAGCPSVVTTLWKANDETTSFLTIRLHHYLEEGMSTDRALQQARLDFFESPIFPKYDHPYYWANYTLLGNYNPVMPDGDRSMAVWWLLLVVGIGLLVFWQRKRLVHSLKEKELVA; from the coding sequence GTGCCCAGACTTACGTGGGCGCAGGCGGCCCTGTCTGATAAATACCGTCAGCGAGCCGAGTCGCTTTATGATAGTAGTGATTACAAAGGGGCCATAATCTGGTACGAAAAAGCCTTTGGGCTGGTGCAGCATAGCGACCCCGTACGGGCAGCCAACCTCTGCGTTGACCTCAGCAGCATGGATTACATGAAGAACCATACCCGTAAGGCTACCGACCGTTGCCTGCTCGGGCTGCGCTACCTTAATCCCTTGAAAACGGCTCCCGACTCAATTCGTTTTAAGCTGTTTTCGAGTTTGGGAACGTACTACAAAGCACTATACCGAAAAGATTCTGCACTGTTCTATTTTCGCAAAGCCGATGCATTGTTAGCACAAAATCCACACATCGAACAGCAAATACCGCTGTATGTGTTATATCATTTTAATAACCAGGCGAACTGGTTTTTTAAAGTAGGTAATTATACAAGGGGTATAGTTTGCTTGACTAAAGCGGAGGAGATTTCTAACAAGTATGGATCTCCCAAAGAGATGGCATATGTAGAAAGTAATCTTGCGGGCTGTTATGATGCTATGGGCAATTTTAATGAAGCTCTATTTCATATATATCGAGCGGAAAAAATTTATTCGAATAATGATATTCAGAAATGGCGTTATACATCAGGTATTGGATTGACATTATATAATTTAAAGCATTATAGCGAAGCATTAGATTATTTTGTCAAAGCAGAACGATTGCTGACTGAATTACGTAAAAGGCCATCAGACTATTTGTCAGATCAAATTCATCTTTGGCGTATGATGAGTAGCTGCTATCGTGCAGTTAACCAATTGTCGACATCCGATCACTATATCGATCAGGCAACTCGCTTGCACTATCAATACATAGGTAATCAAGGATCTTCACTAGCTCAGGTGTTGCTAGAAAAGGGGAAACTCTATGAAGCGTGGAATGAGCCCGAACGGGCTCTAAGGTCCTATCAGGCTGCTATTCGGGCCGTTTGCCGCGATACAACCGGATTGACGAATAATTGGCGAAACCCTTCAGCTGAAACTGCTTCTGATGAAGCCACTTTACTACTGGCCGCTACCCATAAAGCGGCTGCTCTGAAAAAACAGTATGACGCCACACGCAAAAATACCTACCTGACCGCATCGGTTGACACCTACCGCTATTGTGTCGGACTTCAGCAGCGCATTCGGCATGGAATCGATACCGATCAGTCGCAGGTTATTTTTTCAGATCGCCAGTATGCGCTTGTACCCGATGCCATAGCCGCTACATTCGAAGCGTACCAGCATCAGCCAGGCACAGCGTTGCGAGAGGCCCTGTTTCAGCTTTTCGAGCAGGCACAGGCCAGTAGTCTGCGCGAAGCCTTCCGGTTGAATACCATAAAACCCCAGACTATACCGGGACCCATGCTCGAACGGGAGCAACGCCTGAAAAAACGGATCAGTGAGCTGAAAAAACGTTCGGTTAGCGATACGGCCGCGAGTACTGAACTTACGGCTTGCCAGCTCCAGTGGCACCAGCTCATGGAAACGTTCCGCCAGGATTATCCGGCCTATTACCGGCTCAACTATCAGTATGTGGTCATGAGTAGCCGAGACTTACAGCAGCAACTGGGCCATCAGGCTGCCTATGTTGCCTATGTTCGGCGGGGGGCTTCACTATTTATCCTGGTGGTTACCGATGGGGCCATTGATGTTATTCGTCAGCCCATTGATGCGGCTCGTTTCGATGAGCAGTTGATAAAATTGAGTCAGGAACTTTACCATGACCCCGTGCTGGGACGATACAACGGAACGGCCTATGCCGCAGGGTTGTATGCCGCCTGCATCGAGCCGATTCGGAAGCAGCTGGCGGGCAAAACACGACTCGTTATCAGCCGCGACTGGAGCTTTAATTTTTTGCCATTCGAAGTGCTTGAAACGGGCAGGCAGTCGCGGGATTACCTGACTCGCCATGTGGCTATCGCCTATGCCTTTTCGGCCCAGTCGTTTTTCGATGTACACCAACGTTCGGCCAGTACCAACCCCGTGCTGGTGATGGCCCCATTTGCGCGGGCTGAGGCACTTGAATCAACCGTCAACCGCCAGGGTACAGCGCAGACACTGGCATCGAGCGAAGCCGAAGCCCGTAGCATTGGTGGCGATGTGCTGATTGGCCTTGAAGCCAATTTGCCGAATTTTCTGCAAACAAGTTTCGATCGGCCGGTTATATACTTTGCTACGCATGCCAAAACCGACGACGCCGATCCGGCCAACTCCTACATCGCGTTTTATCCCGGCGAAACAGATAAACTTTATACCGACGACATCTATAATCTGTCGCTGACATCCACGGGACTGGCTGTGCTGGGGGCCTGCGAAACCGGGTCGGGCCAGATCAGGAAAGGAGAAGGAATTCTGTCACTGGCGCGGGCGTTTGCGTATGCGGGTTGCCCATCGGTTGTCACAACGCTCTGGAAAGCCAATGACGAAACCACATCTTTTCTGACCATTCGGCTCCACCATTATTTGGAGGAGGGCATGTCTACCGATCGGGCGTTACAGCAGGCTCGACTCGATTTTTTCGAATCGCCGATATTCCCTAAATACGATCATCCTTATTACTGGGCCAATTATACCTTGCTTGGCAACTATAATCCGGTGATGCCGGATGGGGATCGATCAATGGCCGTTTGGTGGCTGCTTCTTGTTGTGGGCATTGGTCTGCTTGTGTTCTGGCAGCGAAAACGATTGGTACATTCTTTAAAAGAAAAGGAGTTGGTAGCCTAA
- a CDS encoding tetratricopeptide repeat protein, which yields MKRPTDKQQEHEWIERYLSGQMTSDERAEVEAERQTDPDFDNEVILLKRTHELMKEAFLEQRAVATLKQLQQQSRQRTQRIRLVRRSLSGVVSAGFMLILYLSVVPVVFPDSENDINVTRSLADDSSTVAVVQKRAFNQFFEGQAHLTEGQYALAVKNFEQVLRSSDIRPYFREAAQWHLAVAYLKSGEPDKAERVYAQFTQCIDCEYPIKTVDRWKIWWQIKWAQWLS from the coding sequence ATGAAAAGACCAACAGATAAACAACAGGAACACGAGTGGATAGAGCGATATCTGAGCGGTCAGATGACCAGCGACGAAAGGGCTGAGGTGGAGGCCGAAAGGCAAACCGATCCCGACTTCGATAATGAAGTAATTCTCCTTAAACGCACACACGAACTAATGAAGGAAGCTTTTCTGGAACAGCGGGCCGTGGCCACGCTAAAACAACTTCAACAGCAAAGCCGCCAGCGAACGCAGCGCATTCGGTTAGTCCGCCGTTCGCTGTCAGGGGTTGTCAGTGCGGGCTTCATGCTGATTCTATATCTGTCGGTTGTGCCGGTGGTTTTCCCCGATTCCGAAAACGACATCAACGTAACCCGCAGCCTGGCCGACGATAGCAGTACGGTCGCCGTGGTTCAGAAACGCGCCTTCAACCAGTTTTTTGAAGGGCAGGCTCACCTGACCGAAGGCCAGTATGCGCTGGCGGTGAAAAACTTCGAACAGGTGCTGAGGTCATCGGATATTCGACCCTATTTCCGCGAAGCAGCCCAATGGCATCTGGCCGTCGCCTACCTGAAAAGCGGTGAACCTGACAAAGCAGAGCGCGTATATGCTCAATTTACGCAGTGTATCGATTGTGAGTATCCGATCAAAACGGTTGACCGCTGGAAAATCTGGTGGCAAATCAAATGGGCACAGTGGCTCAGCTAA